A single window of Ananas comosus cultivar F153 linkage group 19, ASM154086v1, whole genome shotgun sequence DNA harbors:
- the LOC109724833 gene encoding uncharacterized protein LOC109724833 yields MAKRSILAICQAGGEFITNSDGSMSYSGGEAHAIDIERDMPLDDLKSEISSMFNCNVDNLSIKYFLPNNKRTLITVSNDKDLRRMVDFHAGSDTTDIFIMKKVENRIIRSVVADSDATTATVATLRDAKRQRLSADWYNAITGVGQIFENQKAFREALHKYAIANSFTYRYVKNDASRITAECSSEDCPWRIHASRSPVRKQFMIKKMVDRHTCGKEHVAKDGHRLASQRWVASVIKERLRDSPNYSPRDIANDLQREYGLNLNYSQAWRGKFIARKELHNSVEEACNQLPWFCDRIIETNPGSVATVVTSEDSKCRLFVAFHASLTGFEHGCRPLIFLDGISLKAVKQWKLLTATAVDGEGNIFPVALSVVDAETRENWHWFLMQLRTSLTMPRPITFISNRESGLWEETPQVFEGSHHGCCVNSLIEDFKAQFDELWPEQKKGTLVDLLKQCIYTCKVDEFDECLENIKTESKELAEWLLDTKPECWSDAFFKGIRYGQYSLNAAETFNSWITARYELSVVQMVDMIRCRLMEMMYSRRESSNTWGDMLTPSANQKVKDLLIKARTMNVSCTTVDVFEVRDDDDSVSVVNTGTWECTCRKWHVTGLPCMHALAVIERMNGCVYDYCAKYFTTECYRLTYSSSINPIPDVGRLESSELITNSPVACPLRARRMVGRPKVKPADPRITVKRAIRCSQCKAFGHNKATCKAAS; encoded by the exons ATGGCAAAGCGGAGCATTCTGGCTATTTGCCAGGCGGGTGGAGAGTTTATCACAAACAGTGATGGATCCATGTCTTATTCTGGTGGAGAGGCACATGCTATTGATATCGAACGTGACATGCCTCTTGATGATCTGAAATCAGAGATATCTTCAATGTTTAACTGCAATGTTGATAACCTTTCCATCAAGTACTTCCTTCCTAACAACAAGCGAACTCTAATCACAGTTTCCAATGACAAAGACCTACGAAGAATGGTTGATTTTCATGCTGGTTCAGACACGACCGATATTTTTATCATGAAGAAGGTTGAGAACAG GATAATTAGGAGTGTGGTAGCTGATTCAGATGCCACCACAGCCACCGTGGCAACTTTGAGGGATGCTAAACGACAAAGACTATCTGCAGATTGGTACAATGCAATCACTGGCGTGGGGCAAATATTTGAAAATCAGAAGGCTTTTCGCGAGGCCTTGCATAAGTATGCCATTGCAAATAGTTTCACATATAGATATGTAAAGAATGATGCATCTCGCATAACTGCTGAATGTTCCTCTGAGGATTGTCCATGGCGCATCCATGCATCAAGATCGCCGGTTAGGAAGCAATTCATGATTAAGAAAATGGTCGATAGACACACATGTGGGAAAGAACATGTTGCCAAAGATGGTCATCGTCTAGCCTCCCAGCGATGGGTCGCAAGCGTAATAAAGGAGAGATTGCGTGATAGTCCCAATTATAGTCCAAGGGATATTGCCAATGATCTCCAACGAGAATATGGACTCAATTTGAATTATTCACAGGCATGGCGTGGAAAATTTATTGCGAGAAAAGAACTGCATAACTCAGTTGAAGAGGCATGTAATCAATTGCCTTGGTTTTGCGATAGGATAATTGAGACAAACCCAGGAAGTGTAGCCACAGTAGTTACATCTGAAGATTCGAAATGTCGCCTCTTTGTCGCATTTCATGCCTCCCTTACCGGCTTTGAACATGGTTGCCGACCCCTAATCTTCCTGGATGGGATTTCATTGAAGGCAGTCAAGCAGTGGAAGCTGCTAACTGCAACTGCTGTTGATGGAGAAGGTAATATTTTTCCTGTTGCCTTATCGGTAGTGGATGCTGAGACGAGAGAAAACTGGCACTGGTTTTTGATGCAACTTAGAACTTCCTTGACCATGCCTCGGCCTATAACGTTCATATCAAACAGAGAAAGTGGACTGTGGGAGGAGACACCTCAGGTGTTCGAGGGCTCTCACCATGGGTGCTGTGTAAATTCTCTGATTGAAGATTTCAAGGCACAATTTGATGAATTGTGGCCTGAACAGAAAAAGGGTACCTTGGTCGATCTTCTCAAACAGTGCATATATACTTGCAAAGTAGATGAGTTTGATGAGTGCCTTGAGAACATCAAGACCGAGTCAAAAGAACTTGCCGAATGGCTTTTGGATACGAAACCTGAGTGCTGGTCTGATGCATTTTTTAAGGGGATACGATATGGTCAGTACTCTTTAAATGCTGCAGAAACATTCAATAGCTGGATCACAGCGAGATATGAGCTGTCAGTTGTACAGATGGTCGACATGATCAGGTGCAGGCTGATGGAGATGATGTACTCACGGCGGGAGTCTTCAAACACGTGGGGTGATATGCTTACACCATCTGCAAATCAGAAGGTAAAAGATCTCCTAATCAAAGCACGAACCATGAATGTCAGCTGCACAACGGTCGACGTCTTCGAGGTGCGTGATGATGACGATTCGGTCAGTGTTGTGAACACTGGGACGTGGGAATGTACGTGCAGAAAATGGCACGTCACCGGCttgccatgcatgcatgctcttgCTGTAATCGAACGCATGAACGGATGCGTGTATGACTATTGCGCCAAGTATTTCACAACCGAATGCTACCGTCTTACCTATTCGTCATCCATCAATCCAATACCTGATGTTGGCAGGCTCGAAAGCAGCGAACTAATCACTAACAGTCCCGTCGCATGCCCTCTTCGTGCCCGTCGGATGGTTGGAAGACCAAAAGTAAAGCCGGCTGATCCTCGGATAACAGTTAAACGAGCAATACGCTGCAGTCAGTGCAAAGCATTTGGGCATAATAAGGCAACTTGTAAGGCAGCCTCGTGA